A region from the Candidatus Paceibacterota bacterium genome encodes:
- a CDS encoding ABC-F family ATP-binding cassette domain-containing protein, with amino-acid sequence MSIKNPKQSLISIKGISKKFDQLEILKDASFSVLPGEKIGLVGPNGSGKSTLFKILAEQVEKDAGVIEKAKSIKIEYLPQTHENDPSYTNQSGGEMARQILAPIIASNADLFLLDEPTNNLDAEGLEMIELFVSKSNKAFIIISHDRRFLDTVVTKILDIDVETKSIMIYDGNYSSYAEQKEAFLERRWKEYTDKIEEVDRLNTSLTQRVSWIKEIEQKRFNIRNLPIHEKEKSHAAYLRDKEAKAGRRARVMKDRLETYKQDVESVRRPKELLPLKISFDSKRGSTKVFDLIKVEKEIGDKRIGPIDMHIQHGDRIHITGPNGAGKTTFIKMLLGEIQPTNGAIERGETVHIGYVPQERWIPRGDKTVIEEFLDTSTANGVDISQTDARKILNRFRITAEDVLKHLRELSPGEYSRLVIAELVAQKPTCIILDEPTNHLDLEVATEIEKALSTYSGALIIASHDRYFVEKVGLDTMVTL; translated from the coding sequence ATGTCCATTAAGAACCCCAAACAATCCCTCATATCAATCAAGGGAATCAGTAAAAAATTTGACCAACTAGAAATCCTCAAGGATGCTAGTTTTTCTGTGCTACCTGGAGAGAAAATTGGCCTTGTGGGACCAAACGGATCAGGGAAGAGCACACTATTCAAAATACTTGCAGAGCAAGTTGAAAAAGACGCTGGTGTAATTGAAAAGGCTAAAAGTATAAAGATTGAATACCTTCCTCAGACTCATGAAAATGATCCTAGTTATACTAACCAAAGTGGAGGTGAAATGGCGCGACAAATTCTTGCACCGATTATTGCCTCTAATGCCGACTTATTTCTCCTCGACGAGCCGACCAACAACCTCGATGCAGAAGGACTCGAGATGATTGAATTGTTTGTATCCAAAAGTAACAAAGCATTTATCATCATCTCTCACGACCGTCGATTCCTGGATACGGTTGTTACAAAAATTCTTGATATCGATGTAGAAACAAAATCCATCATGATATATGACGGAAACTACAGCTCGTATGCTGAGCAAAAAGAAGCATTTCTCGAACGTCGATGGAAAGAATATACAGATAAAATAGAGGAAGTAGACAGGCTTAACACCTCGCTTACACAAAGAGTTTCGTGGATTAAAGAGATCGAACAAAAGCGTTTTAACATAAGGAACCTCCCAATCCACGAAAAGGAAAAGTCTCACGCTGCATATTTACGTGACAAAGAAGCCAAGGCGGGAAGGCGAGCTCGTGTCATGAAAGACAGGTTAGAAACATACAAGCAAGATGTTGAATCAGTTCGTAGACCAAAGGAGTTACTACCACTCAAAATATCGTTTGATTCAAAGCGGGGCAGCACAAAGGTATTTGATCTCATCAAAGTTGAGAAGGAAATTGGTGATAAGCGAATAGGCCCTATTGATATGCACATCCAGCACGGAGACAGGATTCACATCACCGGTCCAAATGGGGCTGGAAAGACTACGTTTATCAAAATGTTGCTTGGAGAAATCCAACCAACCAATGGAGCAATCGAACGCGGAGAGACAGTTCATATTGGATACGTCCCACAAGAACGTTGGATACCGCGTGGAGACAAGACAGTCATAGAAGAATTTCTAGACACCTCAACGGCAAATGGTGTAGACATTTCTCAAACTGATGCACGAAAAATCCTCAATAGGTTTAGAATCACTGCTGAAGATGTATTAAAGCACCTTCGAGAGCTTAGTCCTGGCGAATACTCTCGACTAGTCATTGCTGAACTTGTTGCTCAAAAACCAACATGTATCATCCTGGATGAGCCAACAAACCACTTAGACCTTGAAGTTGCGACTGAAATTGAAAAAGCACTTTCGACATATTCAGGAGCATTAATAATCGCGAGTCACGATAGGTATTTTGTTGAAAAAGTGGGACTTGATACTATGGTGACACTATAG
- a CDS encoding NUDIX hydrolase: protein MNIKSTFTNRFGDTLHVSYFESDPYQDLEGKHLKNIHAYCFHKSNLILVNHPKSGWMPPGGGIEPEETVEEATIREVKEETNMNVLHQEVIGYQDVEEKDGKIIRQVRCLCIVEPHGEFVSNPDGEIMEIKAIDPSEYKQYFDWLQIGDRVMERALYLKRLYENELI, encoded by the coding sequence ATGAACATTAAATCAACATTCACAAATCGGTTTGGAGACACACTTCACGTATCCTATTTTGAATCTGATCCGTATCAAGACTTAGAAGGAAAGCATCTGAAAAATATTCATGCGTATTGTTTCCATAAAAGCAACCTCATCCTTGTTAACCACCCAAAAAGCGGATGGATGCCACCCGGAGGCGGGATTGAACCTGAAGAAACTGTAGAAGAAGCCACAATTCGTGAAGTAAAGGAAGAGACAAATATGAACGTACTTCATCAAGAGGTAATTGGGTATCAAGATGTAGAAGAAAAAGACGGCAAAATTATACGCCAAGTACGGTGCCTTTGTATTGTTGAGCCACACGGAGAATTTGTCTCAAATCCTGATGGAGAAATCATGGAAATAAAAGCCATTGATCCGTCTGAATACAAACAGTATTTTGATTGGTTACAAATTGGAGACAGGGTCATGGAAAGGGCTTTATACTTGAAAAGGTTGTACGAAAATGAATTGATATAG
- a CDS encoding ATP-grasp domain-containing protein, protein MSEPATHQNIITLFGGSNAERLVSIASAQNVSRFIGGEIWFWATSGEIYSTPQEELEGHKNPFVSEFHPKGKLLFTSLESALDDPSLQKQKPTFFLALHGKVGEDGDVQKLLEERGYSFTGSNSVASKNAFEKTITNSIVKKMGIRVPHSATRNTSNLTQCAQVITQMLLAHQSLVLKPVASGSSDGLFFVSNLEQLEVAMKSLALRHNEEFLIEERIFGTEITVGVIERSTGQIEILPPTEVRVDLEKTFDYAGKYLGHGAVEITPAQISNTDTITAQNISKDIHIALGCRGYSRTDLILDTKGFVFIELNTLPGLTNQSFIPQQLDAAGIPLQAFIEEQIAIALRS, encoded by the coding sequence ATGAGTGAGCCAGCAACACATCAGAATATAATCACTCTCTTTGGTGGCTCAAACGCTGAGCGACTAGTTTCAATTGCATCCGCACAAAATGTATCAAGATTTATTGGCGGAGAAATTTGGTTCTGGGCAACTTCAGGAGAAATCTATAGCACACCACAGGAAGAACTTGAAGGTCACAAAAACCCCTTTGTTTCAGAATTTCACCCGAAAGGAAAATTGTTATTCACTTCACTTGAGTCAGCATTAGATGACCCATCACTACAAAAACAGAAACCAACTTTTTTCCTCGCCCTCCATGGAAAAGTCGGAGAAGACGGTGATGTTCAAAAGTTACTTGAAGAACGCGGGTATTCTTTTACTGGATCAAATTCAGTAGCGAGCAAGAATGCTTTCGAGAAAACAATTACAAACTCGATTGTTAAAAAGATGGGCATTAGAGTTCCACACTCTGCTACACGTAACACGAGCAACCTTACGCAATGTGCTCAGGTAATCACACAGATGTTACTGGCACACCAGTCACTCGTCCTTAAGCCCGTTGCAAGCGGATCAAGTGACGGACTATTTTTTGTTTCAAATTTAGAACAACTAGAAGTAGCTATGAAGTCTCTTGCCCTTCGCCACAACGAAGAATTTCTTATTGAGGAAAGAATTTTTGGTACTGAAATTACAGTTGGGGTAATCGAAAGAAGTACTGGGCAAATTGAAATACTTCCTCCCACAGAAGTACGTGTAGATCTTGAGAAAACATTTGATTACGCAGGTAAATACCTAGGGCACGGTGCGGTAGAAATTACTCCAGCACAAATTTCTAATACTGATACAATAACCGCGCAAAATATCTCAAAGGATATTCATATCGCACTTGGCTGCAGAGGGTACTCACGAACAGATTTAATTTTGGACACAAAGGGTTTTGTATTCATCGAATTAAACACATTACCTGGACTAACAAACCAATCTTTTATTCCTCAACAACTCGACGCTGCAGGCATTCCACTTCAAGCATTTATTGAAGAGCAAATTGCAATAGCACTACGTTCATAA
- the trpS gene encoding tryptophan--tRNA ligase, with the protein MKDTRKTLLSGVKPTGRPHIGNYFGAMKQFADMQHEFNSIYMIADYHALNTTQSKNEMRESILDVALDYLAIGLDPKKSVIFKQSDVSAHTELAWIFDTLTTMPYLMRAHAFKDAEAKNKEINVGTFNYPMLMAADILLYDADVVPVGQDQKQHIEIARDTAEKFNRVFKEDVFTVPEPLIMESVAVVPGTDGQKMSKSYGNTIPLFAIREEITKAVMSIVTDSSGGVPQNVYAIHALIKDKPSLDALYEEKAGKYKDLKEALIEDLDAFIAPLRARRDALAQDEQSVISILTEGGERAKAIAEEKMKLVRKAIGVTL; encoded by the coding sequence ATGAAAGACACCCGAAAAACCCTCCTCTCAGGCGTAAAGCCGACTGGTAGACCACATATTGGAAATTACTTTGGAGCAATGAAACAGTTTGCTGATATGCAGCATGAGTTTAACTCGATCTACATGATCGCTGATTATCATGCACTAAACACAACACAGAGCAAAAATGAGATGCGAGAAAGCATTCTTGATGTTGCGCTTGATTACTTGGCAATTGGACTTGATCCAAAAAAGTCAGTTATCTTTAAACAGTCAGATGTTTCAGCACATACTGAGCTCGCATGGATTTTTGACACTCTTACAACCATGCCATATTTGATGCGCGCGCACGCATTTAAAGATGCTGAAGCAAAAAACAAGGAAATTAATGTTGGTACATTTAATTATCCAATGCTCATGGCTGCAGATATTCTTCTATACGATGCAGATGTTGTACCAGTTGGACAAGACCAGAAGCAACACATTGAAATTGCACGCGACACTGCTGAGAAATTCAATCGAGTGTTTAAAGAAGATGTGTTCACAGTGCCTGAGCCGTTAATAATGGAATCAGTGGCTGTTGTTCCCGGAACTGACGGACAGAAGATGAGCAAGAGTTATGGAAACACAATTCCACTTTTTGCAATACGCGAAGAGATTACTAAAGCAGTCATGAGTATTGTTACTGACTCTTCAGGTGGAGTTCCACAAAACGTATACGCAATTCACGCACTTATCAAAGACAAACCATCACTTGATGCACTATATGAAGAGAAAGCAGGGAAGTATAAGGACCTAAAGGAAGCATTGATTGAAGACCTGGATGCCTTTATTGCACCCTTACGTGCAAGACGAGATGCACTTGCACAAGACGAACAATCTGTCATTTCTATCCTTACTGAAGGTGGAGAGCGCGCAAAAGCTATTGCGGAAGAGAAAATGAAGTTGGTCAGAAAGGCTATTGGTGTGACTTTATAA
- a CDS encoding segregation/condensation protein A yields MAAYSIKTDVYEGPLEALLDLVEKRKLFINDISLASVTDDFIAYVESLGGGKQEDGTMVSPYPIEETSEFLVIASTLLLIKSRSLLPNLSLTESEAADVEDLEVRLRLLQTFKEAAQVLGSHLKGAGYCYAPLNTRAFRAEPRFSPHSSLTLPGLLEAAWRAISLVPKVEERPQVNVKKVISLEETISRLAERVTAALSTSFREFSGYGTKEKTDVIIGFLALLELVKRGVIIAKQHDHFADITLESEKVSVPNYA; encoded by the coding sequence ATGGCAGCATATAGCATTAAAACTGATGTATACGAAGGTCCACTTGAAGCACTCCTTGACCTCGTTGAAAAACGTAAACTGTTCATCAACGACATATCACTTGCCTCAGTTACTGACGACTTTATCGCATACGTAGAATCTCTTGGTGGTGGGAAACAAGAAGACGGCACTATGGTTTCTCCATATCCAATTGAAGAGACATCTGAATTTCTGGTCATTGCCTCAACACTTTTATTAATCAAATCACGATCACTCCTTCCAAACCTTTCTCTTACCGAATCAGAAGCAGCAGACGTTGAAGACCTGGAGGTACGGTTAAGGCTCCTTCAAACATTTAAAGAGGCAGCACAGGTATTAGGAAGTCATCTGAAAGGTGCTGGATATTGCTATGCACCACTAAACACCCGTGCGTTTCGTGCAGAACCACGCTTTTCTCCCCACAGCTCCTTGACCCTCCCTGGGCTTCTAGAAGCCGCCTGGAGGGCCATTTCCCTTGTGCCTAAGGTAGAAGAGCGGCCACAGGTAAATGTCAAAAAGGTGATCTCTCTCGAGGAAACAATTAGCCGGTTAGCAGAACGGGTCACCGCTGCGCTTTCAACAAGCTTTAGGGAATTCTCTGGGTATGGTACAAAGGAAAAGACTGATGTAATTATTGGCTTTCTTGCACTTCTTGAGCTTGTGAAGCGAGGGGTTATAATTGCCAAGCAGCACGACCATTTTGCTGACATAACACTTGAGTCAGAAAAAGTATCAGTACCAAACTATGCATAA
- a CDS encoding SMC-Scp complex subunit ScpB, with product MKDESQIKNISQLVEALLFWAAEPVPKAELQKKVGTFINSEVTEEDLALALADMESRLSAIGSAIRATVSEQDVELRLSSDVSDFISSLESGERDRDLGKAGLETLAIILYENGASRRRIEHVRGVNAQFTLRSLLMRGLIAKTEKEGERGARYIATPETFAFLGISSAADLPEFTAIKEKLNAVSDKE from the coding sequence ATGAAAGACGAATCACAAATTAAAAACATTTCCCAACTTGTTGAAGCATTGCTCTTTTGGGCTGCAGAACCAGTTCCCAAAGCAGAGCTACAGAAAAAGGTTGGAACATTTATTAATTCTGAAGTTACCGAAGAAGACCTTGCGCTTGCGCTTGCTGACATGGAAAGCCGTCTTTCTGCAATCGGATCTGCAATACGAGCAACAGTGAGTGAACAAGATGTAGAACTTCGTCTTTCAAGTGATGTCTCAGATTTTATAAGCTCCCTTGAGTCAGGTGAGCGAGACCGCGACCTCGGAAAAGCTGGACTTGAGACACTTGCAATCATTCTCTATGAAAACGGAGCATCAAGAAGGCGTATTGAGCATGTGCGTGGAGTAAATGCACAATTTACCCTCCGTAGCCTACTCATGAGAGGATTGATCGCGAAGACTGAGAAAGAAGGGGAGCGAGGTGCACGATACATTGCAACCCCTGAGACATTTGCCTTTTTAGGTATATCATCAGCGGCAGACCTTCCAGAATTTACTGCTATTAAAGAAAAACTCAATGCCGTCTCGGATAAGGAATAA